In Paraflavitalea devenefica, the following are encoded in one genomic region:
- a CDS encoding alpha-ketoacid dehydrogenase subunit alpha/beta codes for MQFNRKELTNETLVHFYKSLLLPRMIEEKMLVLLRQGKISKWFSGIGQEAIAVGAALALEQDEWIMPLHRNLGVFTGRNMPLHKLFMQWQGSQEGYSKGRERSFHFGSREHHICGMISHLGPQLAIADGVALAHKLRRENKVALAFTGEGGTSEGDFHEALNTAAVWDLPVIFVIENNGYGLSTPVSEQYRCENLVERAKGYGMEGIKIDGNNILSVYDTIKGVRDYCLEKQKPYLIECATFRMRGHEEASGTKYVPAYLFEVWEMKDPVKKFEEFLLAEAVLDEEQLVIIRQDIKEYIETELSIGFNTAPVVADTEQELDDIYALPEAASRQSTKVIDHSQPLSDSGLPTSELRFIDAIKAGLHQSMTQHANLILMGQDIAEYGGAFKITEGFVQEFGKERVRNTPLCESAIVGSALGLSLEGFKSMMEMQFADFVTVGFNQIVNNLAKIHYRWGQPADVVIRMPAGGGVGAGPFHSQSNEAWFAHIPGLKVVYPSTPIDAKGLLIAAINDPNPVMYFEHKALYRSVSGPVPDAYYEIEIGKARVVQEGVDISIITYGSGVHWATEYANTHTYISFHILDLRTLLPLDYAAIRNAVARTGKVLILHEDTLTGGIGGELAAWIGEHCFDLLDAPVMRCASLDTPVPFSIELENNFLAKARLDEYIRKLINY; via the coding sequence ATGCAATTTAACCGTAAAGAGCTGACCAACGAAACGTTGGTCCATTTTTATAAAAGCCTGTTGCTGCCCCGCATGATCGAAGAGAAGATGCTGGTGCTTTTGCGGCAGGGAAAAATATCCAAATGGTTTAGTGGCATCGGACAGGAAGCGATTGCTGTAGGAGCGGCGCTGGCCCTGGAGCAGGATGAATGGATCATGCCCCTGCACCGGAACCTGGGTGTATTTACCGGGCGGAATATGCCATTACATAAATTGTTCATGCAATGGCAGGGTAGCCAGGAAGGTTATAGCAAAGGCCGCGAAAGAAGCTTTCATTTCGGGAGCCGCGAACACCATATCTGTGGTATGATCTCGCACCTGGGGCCTCAACTGGCCATCGCCGACGGTGTGGCCCTTGCCCACAAGCTCCGCAGGGAAAACAAAGTGGCGCTGGCTTTTACCGGGGAAGGTGGTACCAGTGAGGGCGATTTTCACGAAGCGCTGAATACCGCCGCCGTATGGGACCTGCCGGTGATCTTCGTTATAGAAAATAACGGGTATGGATTAAGTACCCCTGTTTCGGAACAGTACCGCTGCGAAAACCTGGTAGAGCGTGCGAAAGGTTATGGCATGGAAGGCATTAAGATTGATGGCAATAATATTCTGTCGGTATATGATACGATTAAAGGGGTACGCGATTATTGCCTCGAAAAGCAAAAGCCTTACCTTATAGAATGCGCTACCTTCCGCATGCGCGGCCATGAAGAAGCCAGCGGCACCAAATATGTGCCCGCTTATTTATTCGAAGTATGGGAAATGAAAGATCCTGTCAAAAAGTTTGAAGAATTCCTGCTGGCGGAAGCCGTGCTGGATGAAGAACAACTGGTTATCATCAGGCAGGATATTAAAGAGTATATTGAAACGGAACTTTCCATAGGGTTTAATACTGCACCTGTAGTGGCGGATACAGAACAGGAACTGGATGATATTTATGCCCTGCCGGAAGCCGCCAGCCGCCAGTCAACAAAGGTCATTGATCATTCGCAGCCGCTATCTGACTCCGGACTTCCCACCTCCGAACTCCGCTTTATTGATGCGATCAAAGCAGGCCTTCACCAGTCTATGACGCAACATGCCAACCTTATTCTTATGGGACAGGATATTGCGGAATATGGTGGCGCTTTTAAAATAACAGAAGGCTTTGTACAGGAGTTCGGCAAAGAGCGTGTGCGCAATACACCACTTTGCGAAAGCGCTATTGTGGGCAGCGCCCTCGGCCTTAGCCTGGAAGGGTTTAAGAGCATGATGGAAATGCAGTTTGCCGATTTCGTTACTGTTGGCTTTAACCAGATCGTGAACAACCTGGCCAAGATCCATTACCGTTGGGGACAGCCTGCCGATGTGGTGATCCGCATGCCTGCGGGTGGAGGCGTAGGCGCCGGACCATTTCATTCGCAAAGCAATGAAGCCTGGTTTGCACATATACCCGGACTGAAAGTAGTATATCCTTCTACTCCCATAGATGCGAAAGGACTGCTGATCGCTGCGATCAACGACCCCAACCCGGTTATGTATTTTGAGCATAAGGCGCTGTACCGGAGTGTGAGCGGACCTGTACCTGATGCCTATTATGAAATTGAAATTGGCAAGGCAAGGGTAGTACAGGAGGGGGTTGATATCTCCATCATTACGTATGGCAGTGGCGTGCATTGGGCTACAGAATATGCCAATACCCACACCTACATTTCTTTCCATATTCTTGACCTGCGCACTTTGCTGCCATTGGATTATGCAGCCATCCGCAATGCCGTTGCCCGTACCGGTAAGGTATTGATATTGCATGAAGATACCCTGACAGGAGGCATTGGGGGAGAACTCGCTGCCTGGATCGGGGAACATTGTTTCGATTTACTGGATGCTCCTGTGATGCGTTGCGCCTCCCTCGATACGCCCGTACCTTTTAGTATTGAATTGGAAAATAATTTCCTCGCCAAAGCAAGATTGGATGAGTATATCAGGAAGTTGATTAATTATTAA